One Rattus norvegicus strain BN/NHsdMcwi chromosome 18, GRCr8, whole genome shotgun sequence DNA segment encodes these proteins:
- the RGD1309362 gene encoding uncharacterized protein LOC307415 isoform X1 — translation MGQWFSSKNEQHQDLASSFKEYFKKFKTGHKIISEEIITSVELSMTKGNIQMANSAISEALREIDGTPLNVAVTGESGAGKSSFINALRGIGHEEEGAAKIGVVETTAERWPYKHPSMPNVVIWDLPGIGTTTFPTKTYLEKMKFYEYDFFIIISATRFKKNDIDLAKAISMMKKDFYFVRTKIDSDLRNEEEFKPRSFDREKVLQNIRFNCVKHFKENGIDEPPIFLISNRNLSDYDFPILMDKLISDLPVYKRHTFMLSLPNITDSAIEKKRQSLKQKIWLEAFAADLLSIIPSLTFLLDSDLETLKKCLKFYRTVFGVDDAALQSLAKDWQMPLVELEAKMKSPIVFKPTDEETIHERLSRYYRDFCLANGYLVTQNLYLREIFYLKFYFLDIVTEDSKTLLKEICLRNKLVSN, via the coding sequence ATGGGTCAATGGTTCTCTTCGAAGAATGAACAGCACCAAGATTTGGCCTCcagttttaaagaatattttaagaaatttaagACGGGACACAAAATCATTTCTGAGGAAATCATCACTTCAGTTGAATTAAGCATGACAAAAGGGAACATTCAAATGGCAAACTCTGCAATCAGTGAGGCATTAAGAGAAATCGATGGTACACCGCTCAATGTTGCTGTCACCGGGGAGTCTGGAGCAGGAAAGTCCAGTTTCATCAATGCCCTGAGAGGCATTGGGCATGAAGAGGAAGGTGCAGCTAAAATTGGGGTGGTGGAGACAACCGCGGAGAGATGGCCATACAAACACCCCAGTATGCCTAATGTGGTCATTTGGGACCTGCCTGGAATTGGAACCACAACTTTCCCAACAAAAACGTATCTAGAGAAAATGAAATTCTATGAATATGACTTCTTCATTATTATTTCAGCCACCCGCTTTAAGAAAAATGATATAGACCTCGCCAAAGCAATCAGTATGATGAAGAAGGATTTCTACTTTGTGAGAACCAAGATAGACTCTGACTTAAGAAATGAAGAGGAATTCAAACCACGATCCTTTGACAGAGAAAAAGTCCTGCAGAACATCCGCTTTAACTGTGTGAAGCACTTCAAGGAGAATGGCATTGATGAGCCACCGATCTTCTTGATCTCTAACAGAAATCTTTCTGACTATGATTTCCCAATCCTGATGGACAAGCTGATAAGTGATCTCCCTGTATACAAGCGACACACTTTCATGCTCTCCTTACCCAATATTACAGATTCAGCCATTGAAAAGAAGCGACAATCTTTGAAGCAGAAGATTTGGCTCGAAGCCTTTGCAGCTGACCTACTGAGCATCATCCCTTCACTGACCTTCCTCTTGGACAGTGATTTGGAGACTCTGAAGAAATGCCTGAAGTTCTATCGCACTGTGTTTGGGGTGGATGATGCAGCTTTGCAGAGTTTAGCTAAGGACTGGCAAATGCCGTTGGTTGAGCTCGAGGCCAAGATGAAATCTCCGATCGTGTTCAAACCTACAGATGAAGAAACAATACATGAAAGGCTTTCGAGATATTACCGGGATTTCTGTTTGGCTAATGGGTATTTAGTTACTCAAAATCTTTATCTTAGAGAAATATTTTACCTGAAATTCTATTTCCTTGACATAGTGACTGAGGACTCAAAGACTCTTCTCAAAGAGATATGTTTAAGAAACAAGTTGGTTTCTAATTAG